From the genome of Vicia villosa cultivar HV-30 ecotype Madison, WI linkage group LG2, Vvil1.0, whole genome shotgun sequence, one region includes:
- the LOC131652002 gene encoding uncharacterized protein At1g76070-like, with protein sequence MEQLLKIKTTILKFITKQPVSISLVTFQNPTLSPCRSPMTHVVSLFPKEARRKQKRGISFSPKEPTSPKVSCMGQVNCKKKKKKMMKEKEKKLHKGVQQVVSTKKNDSVRGSETKVMVWISKGSFEGRKEGGEDKTSAMVGSAPPSLDAMKKFTSGRGSLYDFDATLSER encoded by the coding sequence ATGGAGCAACTACTTAAAATTAAAACCACGATCTTGAAGTTTATAACAAAGCAACCAGTGTCAATATCATTAGTAACATTTCAGAATCCAACTCTTAGTCCTTGTCGATCACCTATGACACATGTTGTCTCATTATTTCCTAAGGAAGCTAGAAGAAAGCAGAAACGTGGAATTAGTTTTAGTCCAAAAGAGCCAACTTCTCCTAAAGTTTCGTGCATGGGTCAAgttaactgcaagaagaagaagaagaagatgatgaaggagaaggaaaagaaattgcaTAAAGGGGTCCAGCAGGTTGTTTCAACCAAGAAGAATGATTCGGTTCGGGGATCTGAAACGAAGGTTATGGTTTGGATTTCTAAGGGAAGTTTCGAGGGAAGGAAAGAAGGCGGAGAGGACAAGACATCGGCTATGGTTGGTAGTGCTCCTCCGTCGTTGGATGCTATGAAGAAATTTACTAGTGGGAGAGGATCTTTGTATGATTTTGATGCAACACTATCAGAAAGG
- the LOC131652001 gene encoding DNA-directed RNA polymerase II subunit RPB1: MDIRFPFSPAEVSKIRMVQFGILSPDEIRQMAVVQIEHGETTERGKPKVGGLSDPRLGTIDRKMKCETCTASMAECPGHFGYLELAKPMFHIGFLKTVLSIMRCVCFNCSKILADEQDHKFKQALRIKNPKNRLRKILDACKNKTKCEGGDDLDLPGQDTEEPVKKSRGGCGAQQPKITIEGMKINAEYKAQRKKSDDQDQLPEPVERKQTLSAERVLSVLKRISDEDCQLLGLNPKYARPDWLILQVLPIPPPPVRPSVMMDTSSRSEDDLTHQLAMIIRHNENLKRQERNGSPAHIISEFAQLLQFHIATYFDNELPGLPRATQRSGRPIKSICSRLKAKEGRIRGNLMGKRVDFSARTVITPDPTINIDQLGVPWTIALNLTYPETVTPYNIERLKELVEYGPHPPPGKTGAKYIIRDDGQRLDLRYLKKSSDHHLELGYKVERHLNDGDFVLFNRQPSLHKMSIMGHRIKIMPYSTFRLNLSVTSPYNADFDGDEMNMHVPQSFETRAEVLELMMVPKCIVSPQANRPVMGIVQDSLLGCRKITKRDTFISKDVFMNILMWWEDFDGKVPAPTILKPEPLWTGKQVFNLIIPKQINLIRYSSWHNEAERGPITPGDTMVRIEKGELLTGTLCKKTLGTGTGSLIHVIWEEVGPDAARKFLGHTQWLVNYWLLQNAFSIGIGDTIADASTMETINQTISQAKDKVKQLIREAQEKKLEAEPGRTMMDSFENRVNQTLNKARDDAGNSAQKSLSESNNLKAMVTAGSKGSFINISQMTACVGQQNVEGKRIPFGFIDRTLPHFTKDDYGPESRGFVENSYLRGLTPQEFFFHAMGGREGLIDTAVKTSETGYIQRRLVKAMEDIMVKYDGTVRNSLGDVIQFLYGEDGMDAVWIETQKLDSLKMKKTDFDRAFRYEFDDENWKPTYMLEEPVEDLKTIREFRNVFEAEVQKLDADRFQLATEIATTGDSSLPLPVNLKRLIWNAQKTFKVDFRRPSDMHPMEIVEAIDKLQERLRVVPGDDLLSQEAQKNATLLFNILLRSTFASKRVLEEYRLSREAFEWVVGEIESRFLQSLVASGEMIGCVAAQSIGEPATQMTLNTFHYAGVSAKNVTLGVPRLREIINVAKRIKTPSLSVYLKPEVCKTKERAKNVQCALEYTTLRSVTQATEVWYDPDPMGTIIEEDVDFVRSYYEMPDEEVALDKISPWLLRIELNREMMVDKKLSMADIAEKINREFEDDLTCIFNDDNAEKLILRIRIMNDEAPKGDIQDESAEDDVFLKKIESNMLTEMTLRGIADINKVFIKNTKIQKFDENEGFKPHEEWMLDTEGVNLLAVMCHEDVDATRTTSNHLIEVIEVLGIEAVRRSLLDELRVVISFDGSYVNYRHLAILCDTMTYRGHLMAITRHGINRNETGPMMRCSFEETVDILLDAAVYAETDYLRGVTENIMLGQLAPIGTGECALLLNDEMLKNAIELQLPSYMEGLDFGMTPGRSPISATPYHEGMMSPSYLLSPNLRLSPTNDAQFSPYVGGMAFSPTSSPGYSPSSPGYSPSSPGYSPTSPGYSPTSPGYSPTSPGYSPTSPTYSPSSPGYSPTSPAYSPTSPSYSPTSPSYSPTSPSYSPTSPSYSPTSPSYSPTSPAYSPTSPAYSPTSPAYSPTSPSYSPTSPSYSPTSPSYSPTSPSYSPTSPSYSPTSPAYSPTSPGYSPTSPSYSPTSPSYSPTSPSYNPQSAKYSPSLAYSPSSPRLSPSSPYSPTSPSYSPTSPSYSPTSPSYSPSSPTYSPSSPYHSGTSPDYSPSSPQFSPSTGYSPSQPGYSPSSTSQYTPQTNDRDDKGTQ; the protein is encoded by the exons ATGGATATACGCTTCCCTTTCTCGCCGGCGGAGGTTTCCAAAATCCGCATGGTTCAGTTTGGGATACTCAGTCCCGATGAGATC AGGCAAATGGCTGTGGTGCAAATTGAGCACGGAGAAACCACTGAGAGAGGAAAGCCGAAAGTTGGAGGATTGAGTGATCCTCGTCTTGGAACTATTGATaggaaaatgaaatgtgaaactTGTACTGCTAGTATGGCTGAATGCCCGGGCCATTTTGGTTACTTGGAGCTTGCAAAGCCGATGTTTCATATTGGGTTTTTGAAGACTGTTCTCAGTATAATGCGTTGTGTTTGCTTTAACTGCTCCAAAATTCTTGCTGATGAG CAAGATCATAAGTTTAAGCAAGCTTTGAGGATCAAGAATCCGAAAAATAGGCTGAGAAAGATTTTGGATGCTTGTAAGAACAAAACCAAGTGTGAAGGAGGTGATGATCTTGACCTTCCTGGTCAAGATACCGAGGAGCCAGTTAAAAAGAGTCGCGGTGGCTGTGGTGCTCAGCAACCAAAGATCACTATTGAGGGGATGAAAATTAATGCAGAGTATAAAGCTCAAAGGAAGAAAAGTGACGATCAGGATCAGCTTCCTGAGCCTGTAGAAAGGAAACAGACTCTTTCCGCAGAAAGG GTTCTGAGTGTTCTGAAAAGGATAAGTGATGAGGACTGCCAGTTGTTAGGCTTGAATCCTAAATATGCCCGCCCTGACTGGTTGATTTTACAAGTTCTTCCAATTCCTCCTCCCCCTGTGAGACCTTCAGTAATGATGGACACATCCTCCAGAAGTGAG GATGATTTAACGCATCAGCTGGCCATGATTATCAGGCACAATGAAAATTTGAAGAGACAGGAGAGGAATGGTTCTCCTGCACATATTATATCCGAGTTTGCTCAGTTGTTGCAGTTTCACATAGCCACATATTTTGATAATGAGTTGCCTGGATTGCCAAGG GCTACTCAAAGATCGGGAAGGCCTATCAAATCTATATGCAGCAGGCTTAAAGCAAAAGAAGGACGTATTAGAGGCAACTTGATGGGAAAAAGAGTTGATTTTTCTGCTCGAACAGTAATCACACCAGATCCAACCATCAATATTGATCAATTGGGAGTGCCATGGACTATTGCTCTAAATCTTACATACCCTGAGACTGTTACTCCTTACAACATTGAAAG ATTGAAGGAACTTGTTGAGTATGGACCCCATCCTCCACCTGGAAAAACTGGTGCTAAGTATATCATTCGTGATGATGGACAAAGGCTTGATCTCAGATATTTGAAGAAAAGTAGCGACCACCATTTGGAGCTTGGATACAAG GTGGAGCGTCATTTGAATGATGGAGACTTTGTTCTCTTCAATCGTCAGCCTAGTCTTCATAAGATGTCTATCATGGGACACCGAATCAAAATCATGCCTTATTCTACTTTTCGGCTTAACTTGTCTGTTACCTCACCATACAATGCTGATTTTGACGGTGATGAAATGAATATGCACGTTCCTCAATCATTTGAAACCAGAGCTGAGGTGTTGGAGCTGATGATGGTGCCTAAATGCATCGTGTCACCTCAGGCAAACAGGCCAGTAATGGGAATTGTCCAAGATTCACTTTTAGGATGCAGGAAAATCACTAAAAGAGATACATTCATTTCAAAG GATGTTTTTATGAATATATTGATGTGGTGGGAAGATTTTGATGGGAAAGTTCCTGCTCCTACAATATTGAAACCAGAACCACTGTGGACTGGGAAACAAGTTTTCAATCTGATTATTCCTAAGCAGATAAATCTTATTAGATATTCTAGTTGGCACAATGAGGCCGAAAGGGGACCTATAACCCCTGGAGATACGATGGTCAGAATTGAAAAGGGGGAACTTCTTACTGGTACTCTTTGCAAAAAGACACTAGGAACCGGCACTGGAAGTCTTATTCATGTCATTTG GGAAGAGGTTGGCCCTGATGCAGCTCGCAAATTTCTTGGCCATACTCAGTGGCTTGTAAACTACTGGCTTTTACAGAATGCTTTTAGCATAGGAATTGGAGATACAATTGCTGATGCTTCGACCATGGAGACTATTAATCAGACTATTTCACAGGCTAAGGATAAAGTGAAACAGCTCATCCGGGAAGCTCAGGAAAAGAAGTTGGAGGCTGAACCTGGTCGGACAATGATGGATTCATTTGAAAATAGAGTTAACCAG ACGTTGAATAAAGCTCGTGATGATGCTGGAAATAGTGCCCAAAAAAGTTTATCTGAGAGCAATAATCTGAAAGCTATGGTCACAGCTGGTTCCAAGGGAAGTTTCATCAACATATCTCAGATGACTGCTTGTGTGGGCCAACAGAATGTTGAGGGTAAACGGATTCCATTTGGGTTCATAGACCGAACACTGCCCCACTTCACAAAAGATGATTATGGGCCTGAAAGTCGTGGGTTTGTGGAGAACTCATATCTCCGAGGACTGACCCCTCAAGAGTTCTTTTTCCATGCCATGGGAGGTAGGGAAGGTCTTATTGATACTGCAGTGAAGACATCAGAAACTGGGTACATTCAGAGGCGGCTTGTGAAGGCTATGGAAGACATCATGGTTAAATATGATGGGACAGTTAGGAATTCTTTGGGAGATGTCATACAATTTCTCTATGGCGAAGATGGTATGGATGCTGTTTGGATAGAAACACAGAAGCTGGATTCactgaaaatgaaaaaaacaGATTTTGATAGGGCTTTTAGgtatgagtttgatgatgaaaacTGGAAGCCTACTTACATGCTTGAGGAGCCTGTAGAAGACTTGAAAACAATTAGGGAGTTTCGTAATGTGTTTGAGGCGGAAGTTCAAAAGCTTGATGCCGATAGGTTTCAACTTGCAACTGAGATTGCCACTACTGGTGACAGTTCTCTGCCACTACCTGTCAATCTTAAGAGGCTTATCTGGAATGCTCAGAAGACCTTTAAGGTTGACTTCCGAAGACCTTCTGATATGCATCCAATGGAAATAGTGGAAGCTATTGATAAGCTCCAGGAGCGACTTAGAGTAGTTCCTGGGGATGACCTTTTAAGTCAAGAAGCTCAGAAAAATGCCACTCTCCTGTTCAATATTCTGCTTCGTAGTACTTTTGCCAGTAAAAGGGTCCTGGAGGAGTACAGGCTTTCTCGTGAGGCTTTCGAATGGGTAGTAGGAGAAATAGAATCAAGGTTCCTGCAGTCACTTGTGGCCTCTGGGGAAATGATTGGTTGTGTGGCAGCACAATCAATCGGTGAACCTGCTACTCAGATGACTCTCAACACTTTCCATTATGCTGGTGTCAGTGCTAAGAATGTTACTCTCGGTGTTCCTAGGTTAAGGGAAATTATAAATGTTGCCAAGAGAATTAAGACACCTTCTCTGTCTGTGTATTTGAAACCTGAGGTTTGTAAGACTAAAGAGAGAGCCAAGAATGTGCAGTGTGCTTTAGAATATACCACTCTCCGGAGTGTGACTCAAGCCACAGAGGTGTGGTATGATCCGGACCCCATGGGTACAATCATAGAAGAGGATGTTGATTTTGTCAGGTCTTACTACGAAATGCCTGACGAAGAAGTTGCTCTTGATAAAATCTCACCTTGGTTACTTCGTATAGAACTGAATCGTGAAATGATGGTGGATAAGAAGTTGAGTATGGCTGATATTGCTGAGAAGATCAATCGTGAATTCGAAGATGATTTAACATGCATATTTAATGATGACAATGCTGAAAAACTTATACTTCGAATTCGTATTATGAATGATGAAGCGCCCAAGGGAGACATTCAAGATGAATCTGCTGAAGATgatgttttcttgaaaaaaattgAGAGCAACATGCTCACTGAAATGACCTTACGAGGTATTGCAGATATCAacaaagtttttataaaaaatacaaaaattcagAAGTTTGATGAGAATGAAGGTTTTAAGCCTCATGAGGAATGGATGCTCGATACCGAAGGTGTCAACCTTTTAGCTGTTATGTGCCATGAAGATGTTGATGCAACAAGGACCACAAGCAACCACTTGATTGAGGTTATTGAAGTTCTTGGTATTGAGGCAGTTCGACGGTCTCTGCTGGATGAATTGCGTGTTGTCATTTCATTTGACGGGTCTTACGTCAATTACAGGCATCTGGCTATTCTTTGTGATACTATGACTTATCGAGGACATTTGATGGCCATTACACGTCATGGTATTAACAGGAATGAAACTGGCCCAATGATGAGGTGCTCTTTTGAAGAAACTGTTGATATTCTCCTTGATGCTGCGGTATATGCTGAGACAGACTACTTGAGGGGTGTAACTGAAAATATTATGTTAGGTCAACTAGCCCCCATAGGCACTGGTGAATGTGCCCTGTTACTTAATGACGAGATGCTAAAGAATGCTATTGAGCTCCAGCTACCTAGTTATATGGAAGGtcttgattttggcatgacaccTGGTCGTTCCCCAATATCTGCTACTCCATATCATGAAGGCATGATGTCTCCAAGTTATCTGCTGAGCCCAAATCTCCGGCTGTCTCCTACTAATGATGCACAGTTTTCACCATATGTTGGTGGTATGGCATTTTCTCCTACCTCATCTCCTGGTTACAGTCCATCATCACCAGGCTATAGTCCATCATCACCTGGATACAGCCCTACTTCACCAGGGTACAGCCCCACATCCCCTGGGTACAGCCCCACATCACCTGGGTACAGCCCTACCTCTCCAACATACAGTCCTAGCTCTCCTGGATATAGTCCTACGAGCCCAGCTTATTCACCTACAAGTCCATCTTACTCTCCCACATCGCCTAGCTACAGCCCCACATCGCCCAGCTATAGCCCCACTTCTCCCAGCTACAGCCCGACATCTCCCAGCTACAGTCCCACTTCACCTGCATACAGCCCAACTTCACCAGCATACAGCCCCACTTCACCTGCATATAGTCCTACTTCCCCATCATATAGTCCAACATCACCTTCCTATAGTCCAACTTCGCCTTCCTACAGCCCCACGTCACCCTCTTACAGCCCAACATCTCCATCATATAGTCCTACATCACCTGCTTACAGTCCCACCTCTCCTGGGTACAGCCCCACATCACCCTCTTACAGCCCAACATCACCATCTTATAGTCCTACTTCCCCAAGTTACAATCCACAGTCTGCAAAGTATAGTCCTTCATTGGCTTATTCTCCTAGCAGTCCTAGATTGTCTCCTTCAAGTCCATATAGTCCCACGTCTCCAAGTTACAG CCCAACATCTCCATCATACTCACCAACATCTCCTTCATATTCTCCATCGAGCCCAACATACAGTCCCAGCAG TCCATATCATTCTGGTACAAGCCCAGACTATAGCCCAAGTTCGCCGCAATTTAG TCCCAGTACTGGTTACTCACCAAGCCAACCTGGTTACTCGCCATCATCTACCAGCCAGTACACTCCACAGACGAATGACAGGGATGATAAAGGCACTCAATGA